In one Umezawaea sp. Da 62-37 genomic region, the following are encoded:
- a CDS encoding ABC transporter ATP-binding protein — MTDDLGKKYRRGWALRGTSLTIPENRIVALVGPNGAGKSTLMGLITGLLRPTTGRITVFGDHPAGRGLHPAVSYLAQQKPLYQQLTVTETLRLGARTNPTWDQRYAEHLIGQAAVPMSAKVGTLSGGQRTRVALTLALGKRPSLLLLDEPLADLDPLARETVLEALVTETKTQGITVLLSSHVLAELEGVCDHLVLLHQGRVLLAGDVDRLSADGTPLGELALNHMRKAASEDAA, encoded by the coding sequence ATGACCGATGACTTGGGGAAGAAGTACCGCAGGGGGTGGGCGTTGAGGGGAACGTCCCTCACGATCCCGGAGAACCGGATCGTGGCGCTCGTCGGACCGAACGGCGCGGGCAAGAGCACGCTGATGGGGCTGATCACCGGGCTGCTGCGCCCGACCACCGGGAGGATCACCGTCTTCGGCGACCACCCGGCGGGCAGGGGGCTGCATCCAGCGGTGTCCTACCTGGCCCAGCAGAAGCCGCTGTACCAGCAGCTCACCGTGACCGAGACGCTGCGGCTCGGGGCGCGGACCAACCCGACCTGGGACCAGCGCTACGCCGAACACCTGATCGGCCAGGCGGCCGTGCCGATGAGCGCGAAGGTGGGCACCCTGTCGGGCGGCCAGCGCACCCGCGTGGCCCTGACCCTGGCACTGGGCAAGCGCCCGAGCCTGCTGCTGCTCGACGAGCCGCTGGCCGATCTGGACCCGTTGGCCCGCGAGACCGTGCTGGAGGCGCTGGTCACCGAGACGAAGACGCAGGGCATCACGGTGCTGCTGTCCTCGCACGTGCTGGCGGAACTCGAAGGCGTGTGCGACCACCTGGTGCTGCTGCACCAGGGCCGGGTCCTGCTGGCAGGCGATGTCGACCGGCTCAGCGCCGACGGCACCCCGCTCGGCGAACTGGCCCTGAACCACATGCGCAAGGCAGCATCGGAGGACGCGGCATGA